CCGCGACTCATCGGGCTCTGGCAGGCGGGGCGGCTGGACCTCGAGGGATTGATCACCGCGCGCCGCCCGCTGAGCGAAATCAATGAAGCCGTCGCCGACCTGAAGGCCAGCCGCGGGATCCGCACCGTTCTCGCCCTGTAGACGAACCGGAAGGATGCCGTTGCCGTTTCCCCAGCAGTTGATGTAACTGCCTCGGACAACATCGGAGGAGTAGCCCGCATGAGCGCACAGAACATGGAAGTCTTTGAGCAAGTAGCGGACATGATCATCGAAGAGGACTTCATGGCCGGGCCGAAGACGCCGGCATTCATCGATATCATGCGCCTGCAATTCACCGAGGCGGAGGCGCGATTGGCCCTCCAGATTCGCACCACCGGCGGCACACTGTCCGAGCTTGCCGAAAAGACAAAAGTCAAGAAAGACAAGCTCGAGAAGGTGCTCTATATTATGGCCGACAAGGGCACCATCTTCTACGAGCCGGGCCCGGACCCGATCTATAGAGTGATCAAGATGGCCGCGCCCGGCTTCATCGAAACCGGCTTGTGGGGCGGCATCAAGTACCCGTACCAAGTGCAACTGGCCAAAGCGATCAACCAAGTCTTGAAAGACTGGGCCGAAGAAAAGCTCGCCAAGTTGGGGTTTCCGTTCGCGCCGGTCTGGGCCGGCGTGAATACACTGCCGGCCGACGCCGATCCCTCGGAAAACCTCGCCGAGGCCATCCGGCACGAGGGACACTGGAGCGTCTCGCCGTGTCCGTGCCGTCTCTCCCAGTGGATCACCGATCCCGGCAACCACTGCGGTCACATATTGGAAACCTGCATCCATACCGGTGACCAAAGCCGCTGGGCGGTCAAGCATGGGATGGCGAGAGAGTTGACCTACGAGGGACTCGTCGAGCTTTTGGAAAAGTGCAACAAGGACGGGCTCGTTCATACACTCAACATCCAGAACTGCGTCTGCAATTGCTGCAATGATTGTTGCGCCATCTTTCAGGGGCGGAAGAGTGGCCAGAAGGTGTTCGCCCCCTCCCCGTTCGTTCCGAAGGTCGACGAGGACTCATGCAACGGCTG
The DNA window shown above is from Candidatus Binatia bacterium and carries:
- a CDS encoding 4Fe-4S binding protein is translated as MSAQNMEVFEQVADMIIEEDFMAGPKTPAFIDIMRLQFTEAEARLALQIRTTGGTLSELAEKTKVKKDKLEKVLYIMADKGTIFYEPGPDPIYRVIKMAAPGFIETGLWGGIKYPYQVQLAKAINQVLKDWAEEKLAKLGFPFAPVWAGVNTLPADADPSENLAEAIRHEGHWSVSPCPCRLSQWITDPGNHCGHILETCIHTGDQSRWAVKHGMARELTYEGLVELLEKCNKDGLVHTLNIQNCVCNCCNDCCAIFQGRKSGQKVFAPSPFVPKVDEDSCNGCNKCVDHCPTKAISANEDDEDCVSVDYETCIGCGVCVTACKPHFMTLMRRPAAAA